Proteins encoded together in one Quercus lobata isolate SW786 chromosome 3, ValleyOak3.0 Primary Assembly, whole genome shotgun sequence window:
- the LOC115980845 gene encoding uncharacterized protein LOC115980845 encodes MKQRLLQESNRADRGDDQDSNRRRTNTPEEASSDLLREMRKEMDELRNAIKGKTDQSLERIVRKTDSPFTIVVQECPVPSKFCLPQLEPFDGLKDPLDHLNTFRMTLGLQQLPDEILCRSFPTTLKGAAREWFNKLPTSSIDNFEQLSSSFVRHFVGGQRPKRTANHLLTIRQGEKEPLRSYVTRFTRGMLEIDEIDDKVHLTTFKAGLKSRDFVASLAKNPPKTMAEALLKAQKYMNAEEALAAIDGADKSREKKKEKEDDRRGLKRDRADRRNDDGNRRREDKNPRPSKFTPLVMPVDQILTEIRDEPSLKWPKPLHSALGLRDKRKYCRFHKDHGHYTEDCRDLKEQIEELIRNGKLQQYVKRGDFGRYGQKSQPANTRRDEDRPQPRPQSALGEIKTIAGGLTIGGSFKSLRKSYQRQVNSVHSVPPSKQRHTSEDLHFSEEDARCVKQPYDDPLVIMIMIEGFNTRRVLVDSGSSADIIYLPAFQQLKLDPKRLRPFESPLVSFSGDKVYPRGIVALTVTVGSYPLQVTNQHNCLIVDSPSSYNVLIGRPMLNRWKAAISTYCLKVKFPTEHGVGEIKGDQVLARECYHAVLASKENHTWTIEEKTPEIMEKLETVELA; translated from the coding sequence ATGAAACAACGACTGCTGCAGGAAAGTAATCGTGCAGACAGGGGAGACGACCAAGACAGCAACAGAAGGCGAACCAACACTCCGGAGGAAGCAAGCTCGGATCTTTTAAGAGagatgaggaaagagatggacgaactaagAAACGCCATCAAAGGAAAGACGGACCAAAGCTTGGAGAGAATCGTCCGGAAGACGGATTCACCCTTTACCATAGTCGTCCAGGAGTGCCCCGTACCCTCCAAGTTTTGTCTACCCCAGCTGGAACCTTTCGACGGGTTGAAAGACCCCTTGGATCACCTAAACACCTTCAGGATGACCCTAGGCCTCCAACAACTACCTGACGAGATCCTGTGTCGCTCATTCCCTACGACCCTCAAAGGAGCAGCCAGGGAATGGTTCAACAAGTTGCCAACATCGTCCATTGACAATTTCGAGCAGTTGAGCAGTTCCTTTGTCCGTCATTTCGTAGGCGGGCAACGACCAAAGAGAACTGCCAATCACCTGCTTACCATCAGACAAGGAGAGAAGGAACCGCTGAGGTCTTATGTGACACGTTTCACCCGAGGAATGCTGGAAATAGATGAGATAGATGACAAGGTACATCTCACGACCTTCAAAGCAGGATTGAAGTCCAGGGATTTTGTGGCATCCTTGGCAAAGAACCCCCCTAAGACGATGGCTGAGGCACTGTTGAAAGctcagaagtacatgaacgcggaaGAAGCCCTGGCAGCTATTGACGGAGCAGATAAGAgtagggaaaagaagaaagaaaaggaggatgATCGAAGAGGGCTAAAACGAGATCGGGCTGACAGACGGAATGACGATGGAAATCGAAGAAGGGAGGACAAAAACCCTCGTCCATCAAAATTCACCCCGCTGGTGATGCCAGTCGATCAAATTTTAACAGAAATAAGGGACGAACCGTCCCTAAAGTGGCCGAAACCACTCCATTCAGCACTTGGATTGCGCGATAAGAGGAAATACTGCCGTTTCCACAAAGATCACGGGCATTATACAGAGGACTGCAGGGATCTAAAAGAACAAATTGAGGAGCTCATCCGTAATGGGAAGCTACAACAGTATGTAAAAAGGGGGGATTTCGGCAGGTACGGACAGAAAAGCCAGCCAGCTAATACACGGAGAGACGAAGATCGCCCCCAACCTCGTCCACAAAGCGCACTAGGGGAAATAAAAACCATTGCTGGGGGACTAACCATCGGGGGGTCATTCAAGTCTCTTAGGAAATCATACCAAAGACAGGTAAACAGCGTCCACAGTGTACCTCCATCAAAGCAAAGACACACTAGTGAGGACTTGCATTTCTCTGAGGAAGATGCCAGATGTGTGAAGCAACCCTATGATGACCCACTCGTTATTATGATCATGATCGAGGGGTTCAACACGCGAAGAGTCTTGGTCGACAGCGGAAGTTCAGCAGACATAATCTATCTTCCTGCTTTCCAACAACTGAAGCTGGACCCAAAAAGGCTCCGTCCTTTTGAGTCTCCCCTCGTCAGTTTCAGCGGAGACAAAGTATACCCCAGAGGAATCGTGGCTTTGACAGTAACGGTCGGGTCATACCCCCTTCAGGTAACCAATCAGCACAATTGTTTGATAGTAGACTCACCCTCGTCCTACAATGTGCTCATAGGGAGACCAATGCTTAATCGCTGGAAGGCTGCTATCTCCACCTACTGCTTAAAGGTGAAGTTCCCAACAGAACATGGTGTCGGGGAGATTAAAGGAGATCAAGTACTGGCAAGAGAATGCTACCATGCCGTCTTGGCCTCAAAAGAAAACCACACGTGGACGATTGAAGAGAAGACACCAGAGATTATGGAGAAACTTGAAACGGTAGAGCTGGCCTAA
- the LOC115981632 gene encoding alpha,alpha-trehalose-phosphate synthase [UDP-forming] 6-like, whose product MVSKSYSNLLELASGESPTFGLMSRRIPRIMTVAGLISDIDDDKSESVCSDPSSSSALRDRIIIVANQLPIRAQRKTDGSKGWNFSWDEDSLLLQLRDGIGDHDMEVIYVGCLKEDVHPNEQDEVSQLLLETFKCVPTFLPPDLFSRYYHGFCKQQLWPLFHYMLPLSPDLGGRFNRSLWQAYVSVNKIFADRIMEVINPEDDFVWVHDYHLMVLPTFLRKRFNRVKLGFFLHSPFPSSEIYKTLPIREELLRALLNADLIGFHTFDYARHFLSCCSRMLGLTYESKRGYIGLEYYGRTVSIKILPVGIHMGQLQSVLSLPETEEKVAELLKQYCEQGRIMLLGVDDMDIFKGISLKLLAMEQLLMQHPEWRGKVVLVQIANPARGRGKDVKEVQAETSSTVKRINETFGKPGYNPVVLIDEPLKFYERMAYYVVAECCLVTAVRDGMNLIPYEYIISRQGNEKLDEVLGLKPSTPKKSMLVVSEFIGCSPSLSGAIRVNPWNIDAVADAMDSALELAEPEKQLRHEKHYRYVSTHDVGYWARSFLQDLERTCQDHVRRRCWGIGFGLSFRVVALDPTFRKLSMEQIVSAYRRTKTRAILLDYDGTLMPQASIDKSPTSKSIDIINSLCRDKHNMVFIVSARSRKTLGEWFSPCENLGIAAEHGYFLRLKRDVEWETCVPVADCSWKQIAEPVMKLYTETTDGSTIEDKETSLVWSYEDADPDFGSCQAKELLDHLESVLANEPVTVKSGQNTVEVKPQGVSKGLVAKRLLSIMQEKGPSPDFVLCIGDDRSDEDMFEVITSSMAGPSIAPRAEVFACTVGRKPSKAKYYLDDTVEIVRLMQGLASVSEQTNSG is encoded by the exons ATGGTGTCAAAATCTTATTCAAATCTATTGGAGCTTGCCTCGGGTGAGTCTCCAACCTTTGGCCTCATGAGCCGGAGAATTCCGCGTATTATGACGGTGGCCGGCTTGATATCTGATATAGATGATGACAAGTCTGAGAGTGTTTGCTCTGACCCGTCTTCATCGTCGGCTCTGAGAGACCGAATCATAATAGTGGCTAATCAGCTCCCTATAAGAGCTCAAAGGAAAACAGATGGTAGTAAGGGTTGGAATTTTAGTTGGGATGAGGATTCACTTTTGCTTCAATTGAGAGATGGTATAGGGGATCACGATATGGAGGTTATTTATGTGGGTTGTCTTAAGGAAGATGTTCACCCAAATGAACAAGATGAGGTTTCCCAACTACTGCTTGAGACCTTTAAATGTGTCCCTACCTTTCTTCCACCGGATCTTTTTAGCCGGTACTATCATGGCTTTTGCAAACAGCAATTATGGCCTCTGTTTCATTACATGTTGCCTTTGTCGCCGGACCTTGGTGGGAGATTTAACCGGTCATTGTGGCAAGCATATGTGTCGGTTAATAAGATATTTGCAGATAGGATCATGGAAGTGATCAACCCAGAGGATGATTTTGTGTGGGTACATGATTATCATCTGATGGTCTTGCCAACTTTCTTGAGGAAAAGGTTCAATAGAGTCAAACTTGGGTTCTTCCTCCATAGTCCATTCCCTTCATCAGAGATTTATAAGACACTGCCTATTAGGGAAGAGCTTCTTCGGGCCCTTCTGAATGCAGATTTGATTGGGTTCCATACTTTTGATTATGCTCGACATTTTTTATCCTGTTGTAGTCGGATGCTTGGTCTTACCTATGAATCCAAGCGGGGATATATAGGCCTTGAGTATTATGGTCGGACTGTTAGCATCAAAATTCTTCCAGTTGGTATACATATGGGCCAGCTGCAGTCGGTGTTGAGCCTCCCGGAGACTGAAGAGAAGGTTGCCGAGCTTCTCAAGCAGTATTGTGAGCAGGGTAGAATAATGTTACTTGGGGTGGATGACATGGACATATTTAAGGGTATAAGTTTGAAGCTTTTGGCAATGGAACAGCTTCTTATGCAGCATCCAGAATGGCGGGGCAAAGTGGTGTTGGTACAGATAGCCAATCCAGCGAGGGGCAGAGGGAAAGATGTGAAAGAGGTTCAGGCTGAGACTTCCTCAACTGTGAAGCGGATCAATGAAACTTTTGGAAAACCAGGGTATAACCCTGTTGTCTTGATTGATGAGCCGCTTAAGTTTTATGAGAGAATGGCATATTATGTTGTTGCTGAGTGTTGTTTGGTCACAGCGGTGAGAGATGGGATGAATCTCATACCGTATGAGTACATAATCAGTCGGCAAGGGAATGAGAAATTAGATGAAGTATTGGGACTGAAACCATCAACCCCAAAGAAAAGCATGTTAGTTGTATCTGAGTTCATTGGGTGCTCACCATCTTTGAGTGGAGCAATTCGAGTGAATCCCTGGAATATTGATGCGGTGGCAGATGCCATGGACTCTGCCCTCGAGTTGGCTGAGCCTGAAAAGCAGCTCCGGCATGAGAAACATTATAGATATGTCAGTACCCATGACGTTGGGTATTGGGCTCGTAGTTTCCTTCAAGATTTGGAGAGGACGTGTCAGGATCATGTGCGGCGGAGGTGCTGGGGTATAGGATTTGGATTGAGTTTTAGAGTTGTGGCACTTGATCCAACCTTCAGGAAGCTCTCAATGGAACAAATAGTGTCTGCTTACAGAAGGACTAAAACAAGGGCAATCCTTCTAGACTATGATGGTACACTAATGCCTCAGGCTTCCATTGATAAGAGCCCAACCTCAAAGTCCATTGATATTATTAATAGTCTGTGTAGAGATAAGCACAACATGGTTTTCATTGTCAGTGCTAGAAGCCGAAAGACTCTTGGTGAATGGTTTTCTCCCTGTGAGAATCTGGGAATTGCAGCTGAGCATGGCTATTTCCTAAG GCTGAAGCGAGATGTGGAGTGGGAAACATGTGTTCCAGTTGCAGACTGTAGTTGGAAGCAGATCGCTGAGCCAGTAATGAAGCTGTATACTGAAACGACTGATGGGTCCACCATTGAAGATAAAGAAACTTCACTTGTCTGGTCTTATGAGGATGCAGATCCAGATTTTGGGTCATGCCAAGCTAAGGAACTTCTTGATCATCTCGAAAGTGTGCTTGCTAATGAACCAGTTACAGTTAAGAGTGGACAGAATACTGTGGAGGTTAAGCCACAG GGTGTTAGCAAGGGACTTGTGGCTAAGCGTCTGCTTTCTATCATGCAAGAAAAGGGACCGTCCCCTGATTTTGTTCTGTGCATAGGAGATGACCGATCTGATGAAGACATGTTTGAGGTAATCACCAGTTCCATGGCAGGTCCATCCATTGCTCCCAGGGCAGAAGTGTTTGCATGTACTGTTGGTAGAAAACCCAGTAAGGCTAAGTACTATCTTGATGATACGGTGGAAATTGTTAGATTGATGCAGGGTTTGGCTTCTGTTTCAGAACAAACTAATTCTGGGTAG